The Christiangramia forsetii KT0803 DNA segment AATAAACATTAATACTCCTAAAGCCCCGAAAAGGTGCATGGGTCTGCGGCCAAATTTTGATAAGAACCAAATACTTATCAAATCAAGGAAGCCATAGATAAAACGGCTCATCCCGAATTTTGTTTTTCCGTATTTTCTTGCCTGATGTTGTACTTCTTTCTCGGTGATCTTGTAAAAACCTGCGTTTTTTGCCAAAACAGGGATATAACGATGCATTTCTCCGTAAACATCAATATTCTTAATCACTTCGTTGCGATAAGCTTTTAATCCACAATTAAAATCGTGCAGTTTTACCCCGGAGGTTTTTCGTGCAGCAGCATTGAAAACCTTAGAAGGGAGATTCTTTGTGATCACATTGTCATATCGCTTCTTCTTCCAGCCTGAAACCAGATCGTTGTTTTCTTTAACGATCATATCATATAATTCAGGAATTTCTTCCGGATTATCCTGCAGGTCAGCGTCCATTGTAATCACCACGTCCCCCTGAGCTTCTATAAAGCCAGCGTGCAATGCTTGCGATTTTCCGTAGTTACGATTAAACCGAATCCCCTTAACCCGATCATCATTTTCCGAGAGGGATTCGATTGTTCGCCAGGAACCATCGGTACTGCCATCATCAATAAATATGATCTCATAAGAAAAGGAATTGGATCGTAAAGTTTTTACGATCCAATTATATAATTCTATTAAAGATTGTTCTTCGTTTAGAAGTGGTATTACAACCGATATCTGCATTAACTATACGTTTGTAGTGTCTTTTTCTCTGAAAATTAAGGCAACTATTAATCCAATTATAGAAAATATTACTAATTGCACGGCTACGCTAATCAAGACATTTTTCAAAGAAAAGAAATTCTCTTCTTGCATCTTAAGCATAGTTTCATTAATCTGAGCCTCGGTCATGCCAAATTTCTCAAACATTTCAGCTTGCTTCTCCATGGTTAGCTCCTGTATGGTACCTGCAGCTTCTGGGTCTATGACGTTAAAAAGTATCAGGCTAAAAATGGTGGATAAAACCAGACCTATTAATACCGTTAAAAAATAAGCTGAAAATGCTTCTTTAAAACTAAAAATACCTGTGTAATATTTTTTAGTCTTGCTCACAGCCATAATGCTAATTGCGAGAATGATTAAATAAATGATAGGAGTATAATACCATTCTATCATTAGCGAAATGTCAAAAGCATAGACCAATACAGCGATTAAAATAAGGGCTAAGCCTAAATAAAGACCATAACTTGTAGCTAGTTTTTTAGTAGTTTGTTCCATTAGTTAGTTGAAGTTTGATTAATTTAGCAGTTAGTTAACAAATATAGCAAAACGTTACAATCTGAAATCAATAAAAACTTTTTTCATTTTTGTTTGTAATTCAGGACTTATTAGTTAAATTTGCACCTCGAAAATAAAAAGATCAAAGCGATGAAGCAGGGAATCCATCCGGAAAATTATAGATTAGTAGCATTTAAAGATATGTCTAATGAAGACGTATTTCTTACAAAGTCTACTGCAAAAACAAAAGAAAGCATTGAAGTTGACGGAACTGAATACCCGTTGGTAAAACTGGAGATATCCAGAACTTCTCACCCATACTACACAGGGCAAACTAAGCTTGTGGATAGTGCTGGTAGAATTGATAAATTCAAGAACAAATACTCGAAATTCAAGAAAAAGTAATTTTTTTCTGTTTTTCAGAATATATAGAAGCCGCTATTTAGCGGCTTTTTTATTTTGATGATTTTTAAAGAAAGCCTTTTGTTTTCTTCAGGAACTATTAATTTTGAAAAAAAAATCAATACGATGAACTATATTCTTTTTGACGGTCCTTCCAGAGATAATCTTTTACCATTTACATTTACTCGTCCCGTTGCAGATATAAGAATTGGTATTTTGACATTGCGTGAAAAGTGGGAGAAACTGCTCAAAACTAAAACATCTACAAAGACCGAGGAATATTTAAGCGGTAAGTGGCCACTAATCCTTGAAAATGAGAATATATTTATAAATTCATCCATAGTTGCAACCAAAGGAATTGCTGAAAAGCTTAAGACTATAAAGACAAACGAGAAGCTTGTTTATGGAGATAATGTTGTTGCCTATTTTCAGAAAGGAACTTCTGATGTAGATTTATCCGAATTAAAGGAGATTCATTTGAACGAGGAACCTTTGAGGGTTGCAAATACCTGGGATATATTTTCAAAAAATGGAAAAGCAATCGAGTTAGATTTCGAGTTGCTTACCGCTGGCAGAGATTCTCAACCAATAGATTCTTCAAATTTTATAAAATCTGAAGAAAATATATTTATAGAAGAAGGAGCTTTCGTAGAAAATGCTTCGTTAAATGCCTCTGAAGGTCCTATCTATATAGGTAAGGGTGCAACTATTATGGAAGGTTCTTTAATTCGTGGTCCTTTTGCTTTATGTGAAGGTGCTATGGTGAAACTGGGAGCAAAAATATATGGTCCCACTACAATTGGACCTAATTGTAAAGCGGGCGGAGAGATTAATAATTCGGTTCTTTTTCAAAATTCTAACAAAGGCCATGATGGTTTCCTTGGCAATTCTGTGCTGGGGGAGTGGTGTAATATTGGTGCAGATTCAAATAACTCGAATTTGAAAAATAATTATGCCGATGTTCGTTTATGGAATTATAATACTGAAAATTTCGCTAAAACGGGATTGCAGTTTTGTGGCTTAATTATGGGAGATCATAGTAAATGTGGTATTAATACGATGTTCAACACCGGAACAGTTGTAGGGGTAAGCGCAAATATTTTTGGCAGCGGATTTCCACGAAATTTTATTCCTGGATTCAGCTGGGGTGGAAGTGGAGGAACCTCTACTTATAAACTTGAAAAAGTACTTGAGACGGCTCAATTAGTGATGCAAAGAAAAGGTGTCGAGTTAACAGGCGAGGACAGGAAGATTCTTCAGTATGTCTTTGATTACTCTTCAAAATGGAGAAGGGACTAGATAGTTAGAAAGTATAATAATATTCCAATAAAAATTAAAAGTACTGCAGTGATCAAAAGAGTTCTGTAGTGCTTTTTTTTATGGGCTTTTAAAATATTTTGCCTGAAGTTTTCAAGATCATCTTCAGTTAATCTTCCTTTTTGCAGAATTTTTCGAAAGCCATTCTCTGAATCCTGATTTTCAATATTAAGGGATGTGCTTATCTGCCGATCATTATCACGGTTGATTGTGGCACTATCAACATCACGAAAACTCATGATTATCATGTTAGTATAAGTTCAGAAATATACAAAAAAATCAGCAAGGTTAAAACAACTTTCACTGCCTCTGGTAATTACAATGTCCAGATCATTTTATAGAAACATTTTTAGTTGGTATCTTTGCAGCCCGATTTAAAGATTCGGATTTAAATGATGGTTTATGGAAGCAAAGAAAGTAGCATTTTATACACTAGGTTGTAAACTGAATTTTTCAGAGACTTCAACTATTGCTCGCTCTTTTGAAAATGAAGGTTTTGATCGGGTAGATTTTTCAGAAAAGGCAGATATCTATGTAATTAATACCTGTTCGGTTACTGAGAATGCTGATAAACGTTTTAAAACTATCGTGAAACAAGCACAGAAGTCCAATGAGAATGCATTTATGATTGCAGTTGGGTGCTACGCTCAGTTAAAACCTGAAGAACTTGCAGAAGTTAACGGTGTGGATTTGGTTTTAGGAGCTACCGAAAAATTTAAGATTACAGATTATTTAAATGACCTTCTAAGTCATCCCGAGCGCAGTCGAGGGATTGGTGAAGTGCATTCCTGTGAAATCAATGAAGCCGATTTTTACGTTGGTTCTTATTCTATTGGAGATCGCACCAGAGCATTTTTAAAAGTTCAGGATGGTTGTGATTATAAGTGTACTTATTGTACTATTCCTTTGGCAAGAGGTATTTCGCGAAGTGATGAATTACAAAATGTACTTAATAATGCTGCTGAAATTTCAGAGCAGGGAATTAAAGAGATAGTATTAACCGGTGTTAATATTGGTGATTATGGCAAAGGTGAATTTGGAAACAAGAAACACGAACACACATTTCTTGATTTGGTAAAGGCACTGGATAAAGTTGAAGGAATTGAAAGACTTCGAATTTCATCTATAGAACCTAATTTGCTTAAAAATGAAACGATCGATTTTGTGGCTGATAGTCGCACTTTTGTACCTCACTTTCATATTCCGCTGCAGAGTGGGAGCGATGAAATTTTAAAACTGATGCGTCGCAGGTATTTGAGCGATCTTTACGTAAATAGAGTTGGGAGAATTAGGGCGGTAATGCCAGATGCATGTATAGGAGTAGATGTAATTGTTGGATTTCCCGGTGAAACAGAAGAACATTTTCTTGAGACTTATAATTTTCTGAATGAATTGGATATTTCTTATTTGCATGTATTTACCTATTCTGAAAGGGATAATACACCGGCTGCAACAATGGAAGAAGTTGTGCCAGTAAAAGTTCGTAAAAAAAGAAGTAAAATGTTAAGAGGCTTGTCTGCAAAGAAAAGGCGCGCTTTTTATGAAAGTCAGTTAGGGAATACAGGAACGGTACTGTTTGAAGGCGAAAATAAAGAAGGATATATTCATGGGTTTACTGAGAATTACGTAAAAGTAAAAGCTCCCTGGAATCCGAATAAAGTAAATACCCTTCAGAAAATTAAATTGACTGAGATTGATGAAGATGGTCTGGTACGGTTTGAGGAAATACCAGAACCAGTGGCGGTTTAAATATTAATACCTACTGGTAGTAAATCTTTATACTTGCGACGGTTTTTTCTCATATAACCTGCAATTTCAGGACTGGTAGGTACTACTCGCGTATTTCGTTCTTTAATCTCTGAAAGAACTGCCATAATAAAATCTTCTTGTTTGTCTTCACTATTTTCCGGCATTCTTAATTTGGTTAAAAATATCTTTCTTTCCTGTTGAGAATATTCAATAACTGCCAGCTCATTATTTATCCGGGTTTCAAATTGTCTTAGAAACTCATTGTCTGTAATAATCATTTCTTCATCGCTCATGTCTAGTTGATTTAGTTCATAGGCACTTCAATAAGTAGTACCTTTGATGGGATTTTAAACTCCAGAGATATTTTGGAAGTATTCCAAATCCCTGCAGCGTCTCGTTTTTTAAGTGTAGTTCCTTCAACATCTGCATTTCCTTCAATCAAAAAAACAT contains these protein-coding regions:
- a CDS encoding glycosyltransferase family 2 protein; translated protein: MQISVVIPLLNEEQSLIELYNWIVKTLRSNSFSYEIIFIDDGSTDGSWRTIESLSENDDRVKGIRFNRNYGKSQALHAGFIEAQGDVVITMDADLQDNPEEIPELYDMIVKENNDLVSGWKKKRYDNVITKNLPSKVFNAAARKTSGVKLHDFNCGLKAYRNEVIKNIDVYGEMHRYIPVLAKNAGFYKITEKEVQHQARKYGKTKFGMSRFIYGFLDLISIWFLSKFGRRPMHLFGALGVLMFIIGFISAGWIGLSKLYKLYHGMPNILVVQNPWFYISLAVMIIGTQFFLAGFLGELILRSKRDKDRYLIKKTTSNI
- a CDS encoding DUF4199 domain-containing protein, translating into MEQTTKKLATSYGLYLGLALILIAVLVYAFDISLMIEWYYTPIIYLIILAISIMAVSKTKKYYTGIFSFKEAFSAYFLTVLIGLVLSTIFSLILFNVIDPEAAGTIQELTMEKQAEMFEKFGMTEAQINETMLKMQEENFFSLKNVLISVAVQLVIFSIIGLIVALIFREKDTTNV
- a CDS encoding type B 50S ribosomal protein L31, whose protein sequence is MKQGIHPENYRLVAFKDMSNEDVFLTKSTAKTKESIEVDGTEYPLVKLEISRTSHPYYTGQTKLVDSAGRIDKFKNKYSKFKKK
- a CDS encoding GlmU family protein is translated as MNYILFDGPSRDNLLPFTFTRPVADIRIGILTLREKWEKLLKTKTSTKTEEYLSGKWPLILENENIFINSSIVATKGIAEKLKTIKTNEKLVYGDNVVAYFQKGTSDVDLSELKEIHLNEEPLRVANTWDIFSKNGKAIELDFELLTAGRDSQPIDSSNFIKSEENIFIEEGAFVENASLNASEGPIYIGKGATIMEGSLIRGPFALCEGAMVKLGAKIYGPTTIGPNCKAGGEINNSVLFQNSNKGHDGFLGNSVLGEWCNIGADSNNSNLKNNYADVRLWNYNTENFAKTGLQFCGLIMGDHSKCGINTMFNTGTVVGVSANIFGSGFPRNFIPGFSWGGSGGTSTYKLEKVLETAQLVMQRKGVELTGEDRKILQYVFDYSSKWRRD
- the mtaB gene encoding tRNA (N(6)-L-threonylcarbamoyladenosine(37)-C(2))-methylthiotransferase MtaB, which codes for MEAKKVAFYTLGCKLNFSETSTIARSFENEGFDRVDFSEKADIYVINTCSVTENADKRFKTIVKQAQKSNENAFMIAVGCYAQLKPEELAEVNGVDLVLGATEKFKITDYLNDLLSHPERSRGIGEVHSCEINEADFYVGSYSIGDRTRAFLKVQDGCDYKCTYCTIPLARGISRSDELQNVLNNAAEISEQGIKEIVLTGVNIGDYGKGEFGNKKHEHTFLDLVKALDKVEGIERLRISSIEPNLLKNETIDFVADSRTFVPHFHIPLQSGSDEILKLMRRRYLSDLYVNRVGRIRAVMPDACIGVDVIVGFPGETEEHFLETYNFLNELDISYLHVFTYSERDNTPAATMEEVVPVKVRKKRSKMLRGLSAKKRRAFYESQLGNTGTVLFEGENKEGYIHGFTENYVKVKAPWNPNKVNTLQKIKLTEIDEDGLVRFEEIPEPVAV
- a CDS encoding N-acetyltransferase codes for the protein MSDEEMIITDNEFLRQFETRINNELAVIEYSQQERKIFLTKLRMPENSEDKQEDFIMAVLSEIKERNTRVVPTSPEIAGYMRKNRRKYKDLLPVGINI